From Thermomicrobiales bacterium, the proteins below share one genomic window:
- a CDS encoding branched-chain amino acid ABC transporter substrate-binding protein, translating to MAKDSIAGLVAQLYGSKISRREFGKRAAAAGLSAGLIGQALAVHATRAQDAETDLPAAATIGQPGYVNSSDTSKGTIKIYSSWPLTGSMELTGGDAVAAAQMAFEDFGNAAGGYALVYEPLDDGVAANNGGWEAGKETENANKAINDADAMVLMGTYNSGAAKIAIPILNQATPQMAMISFANTYPGLTVAVEGATEEGEPDVYYPTGTRNYMRVCPADQIQGGAGARWAFNEQARTKAYVLDDNSLYGKGVATVFRNVFEELGGEILGAESYDKSLDNYQTLMTSIADKGPDIVYLGATVENNASKVLQDMRGVMGEEVIFLGSDGLNNQTFVDGAADAANGAYITFGGYTPDKLLELGGPGGDYVTRVTERLGHSPDAYAVYSYETVVAVIQAIGRAGVNDRAAILSELFGTEGFVSLLGFTWSFNENGDTDSSVIGLSQVIDNQITFQAAIS from the coding sequence ATGGCAAAGGATTCGATTGCCGGATTGGTCGCGCAGCTGTATGGCTCCAAGATCAGCCGCCGCGAGTTCGGAAAGCGCGCAGCAGCCGCAGGGCTGTCGGCGGGCTTGATCGGGCAAGCGCTGGCGGTGCACGCCACGCGCGCGCAGGATGCGGAGACCGATCTCCCAGCAGCCGCCACGATTGGCCAGCCGGGCTATGTCAATAGCTCCGACACCAGCAAGGGCACGATCAAGATCTATTCGTCTTGGCCCCTCACCGGTTCGATGGAACTGACCGGCGGCGACGCCGTTGCCGCAGCGCAAATGGCGTTCGAGGACTTCGGCAACGCCGCTGGCGGCTATGCCCTGGTCTATGAGCCGCTGGACGACGGTGTGGCTGCCAACAACGGTGGTTGGGAAGCTGGTAAGGAAACCGAGAACGCCAACAAGGCGATCAACGACGCCGATGCGATGGTGCTGATGGGTACCTACAACTCCGGCGCCGCCAAGATTGCGATCCCGATCCTCAACCAGGCGACCCCCCAGATGGCGATGATCTCCTTCGCCAACACCTATCCGGGTCTGACTGTCGCGGTCGAGGGCGCCACCGAAGAGGGCGAGCCAGACGTCTACTATCCGACCGGAACGCGCAACTACATGCGCGTCTGCCCGGCCGACCAGATTCAGGGAGGCGCTGGCGCGCGCTGGGCGTTCAATGAGCAGGCCCGCACCAAGGCGTATGTCCTCGACGACAACAGCCTCTACGGCAAGGGCGTCGCGACCGTTTTCCGGAATGTCTTCGAGGAGCTGGGTGGCGAGATTCTCGGCGCCGAGAGCTACGACAAGAGCCTGGACAACTACCAGACGCTCATGACCTCGATCGCGGACAAGGGTCCGGACATCGTCTACCTCGGCGCGACCGTCGAGAACAACGCGTCCAAGGTCCTGCAGGACATGCGCGGTGTGATGGGCGAGGAAGTCATCTTCCTGGGCTCTGACGGTCTGAACAACCAGACCTTTGTCGATGGCGCGGCCGATGCGGCCAACGGCGCCTACATCACCTTCGGCGGTTACACGCCTGACAAGCTGCTCGAGCTGGGTGGCCCGGGTGGAGACTACGTGACCCGTGTGACGGAGCGCCTCGGGCACTCCCCGGATGCCTACGCGGTCTACTCCTATGAGACGGTCGTTGCAGTCATCCAGGCGATCGGCCGCGCCGGCGTCAATGACCGCGCCGCGATCTTGAGCGAGCTTTTCGGCACCGAGGGATTCGTCAGTCTCCTTGGCTTCACCTGGAGCTTCAACGAGAACGGCGATACCGACAGCTCGGTCATCGGGCTTTCGCAGGTGATCGACAATCAGATCACCTTCCAGGCCGCCATCTCATAG
- a CDS encoding branched-chain amino acid ABC transporter permease, producing the protein MATVVQSLPAGGSSSPNGESWGLKHRESLLLALAIAIFAAYPIIDSWLGLGRLGSLGPMMIYVILAMGLNVVVGYAGLLDLGYAAFFAIGAYTMGFLTSPTSVFVQRGYVPEWLQHFWPALAFSWVTAAVFGILLGAPTLRLRGDYLAIVTLGFGEIVPNFFLNAEGITGGTAGINPIGMPTPITIFGHTISFTPTDQRNWYWLILAIAVLSFFMIRRFYNSRLGRTWAAIREDEIAASSMGVNLVKTKLLAFAIGASFAGFAGSVYASYFQYVHPDNFQFSVSITILAMVILGGIGNIYGAIVGALLIGFFDRIFAEEFNRPMHWFGDKIGNDFLAHHDLKQDKFLVFGLALVIMMLLRPEGLIPSSRRKAELHPETEDIAEAQNQQFWDVEQDEQQLSLGDEGR; encoded by the coding sequence ATGGCCACGGTCGTTCAGTCACTCCCTGCCGGCGGCTCGTCCTCACCCAACGGTGAAAGCTGGGGCCTGAAGCACCGCGAGAGCCTGTTGCTCGCGCTCGCTATCGCAATCTTCGCGGCCTATCCCATCATTGATTCCTGGCTTGGCCTGGGTCGGCTCGGCTCACTGGGTCCGATGATGATCTACGTCATTCTGGCCATGGGCCTGAATGTCGTGGTTGGCTATGCCGGATTGCTCGACCTCGGATACGCGGCGTTCTTCGCCATCGGCGCCTACACGATGGGGTTCCTGACCTCGCCCACGAGCGTTTTCGTGCAACGTGGCTATGTGCCTGAGTGGTTGCAGCACTTCTGGCCGGCGCTTGCTTTTTCCTGGGTCACGGCAGCGGTCTTCGGCATTCTGCTTGGCGCGCCAACTTTGCGCCTGCGTGGCGACTATCTCGCCATCGTGACGCTTGGATTTGGCGAGATCGTTCCCAACTTCTTCCTGAACGCGGAGGGCATCACGGGCGGCACTGCCGGAATCAACCCGATCGGCATGCCGACGCCAATCACCATCTTTGGGCACACGATCTCGTTCACGCCAACGGACCAGCGCAACTGGTATTGGCTCATTCTGGCGATCGCGGTGCTTTCGTTCTTCATGATCAGGCGCTTCTACAATTCGCGGCTCGGCCGCACCTGGGCCGCCATCCGTGAGGATGAGATAGCCGCCTCCAGCATGGGCGTCAATCTCGTCAAGACCAAACTGCTGGCCTTCGCGATCGGCGCATCCTTTGCTGGGTTCGCTGGCTCGGTCTATGCGTCCTACTTCCAGTACGTCCACCCCGACAACTTCCAGTTTTCCGTTTCGATCACGATTCTGGCGATGGTCATCCTGGGAGGAATCGGGAATATCTACGGCGCCATCGTCGGCGCGTTGCTGATCGGGTTCTTCGACCGCATCTTCGCCGAAGAGTTCAACCGGCCTATGCACTGGTTCGGCGACAAGATCGGCAACGATTTTCTTGCCCATCACGACCTGAAGCAGGACAAATTCCTCGTCTTCGGGTTGGCGCTGGTCATCATGATGTTATTGCGGCCCGAGGGCCTTATCCCAAGCTCGCGACGCAAGGCAGAGCTTCATCCTGAAACCGAGGACATCGCTGAAGCGCAGAATCAGCAGTTCTGGGATGTCGAGCAAGACGAGCAGCAGCTGAGCCTGGGAGACGAAGGTCGATGA
- a CDS encoding sigma-70 family RNA polymerase sigma factor, with protein MAGFPGTDPLADQTSVSDADLISLVTQGDQDALAALYERYSRAVYSFSLRIVGDAQVAEEILQEVFVRAWQQGGSFQSSRGTLITWLLSITHNLSIDEVRRRKRRPQKAESEQPESILATLPDDGLEVEEEVWLSSLRVSIQDALQQLPAAQREAIELAYFQGLTQREIADTLGEPLGTIKTRMRLGMLKLREQLGPLVSERSDPNEVNLS; from the coding sequence ATGGCTGGCTTCCCGGGAACGGACCCGCTTGCCGACCAGACCTCGGTTTCCGACGCCGACCTGATCTCATTGGTGACCCAAGGTGATCAGGATGCGCTCGCCGCCCTGTATGAGCGGTATTCGCGGGCGGTGTATTCGTTCTCGCTGCGAATCGTCGGCGATGCACAGGTGGCCGAAGAAATCCTGCAGGAGGTCTTCGTCCGCGCCTGGCAACAAGGAGGATCGTTTCAGTCGTCGCGTGGGACGCTCATCACCTGGTTGTTGAGCATCACCCACAACCTGTCGATCGACGAAGTACGCCGCCGGAAACGCCGGCCGCAAAAAGCAGAATCGGAGCAGCCGGAATCCATCCTGGCAACATTGCCAGACGATGGGCTCGAAGTCGAAGAAGAAGTTTGGCTCTCGAGTCTCCGGGTATCGATTCAGGACGCGCTGCAGCAACTGCCAGCAGCGCAGCGTGAGGCCATCGAACTGGCCTATTTCCAGGGTCTGACCCAACGGGAGATTGCCGACACGCTCGGCGAACCGCTGGGAACGATCAAGACGCGCATGCGGTTGGGCATGCTGAAGCTTCGGGAACAGCTTGGCCCGTTGGTGAGCGAGCGAAGCGATCCGAACGAGGTGAACTTGTCGTGA
- a CDS encoding branched-chain amino acid ABC transporter permease: MEFNYELFLNYVIQGLANGALIALIALGYTIVYGIVELINFAHGEVFMMGAFIAITIVTATGITSTDPVFQIIGVFLIALLGAMIFSASINFSIDRFAYRRLRNAPRLAPLICAIGISFILQQIAIYWKGPVPISPPALIPTKYRTYNILTEVFGLDTKVRLKPADVAVFVITIPLLLLLSWFIRTTRTGKAMRATAQDRQASALMGIDVNRTISMAFIIGGLLAGAAGMIALYYNNIARAQMGFRYGLFAFTAAVLGGIGNLSGAVLGGFLIGLIWAMSDGMVKEYIPGWGAQWTNSVIFGILVIIMIFRPSGLLGEHTAEKV; encoded by the coding sequence ATGGAATTCAACTACGAACTGTTCCTGAACTACGTGATTCAGGGATTGGCGAATGGTGCGCTCATCGCACTGATTGCACTGGGATATACGATCGTCTACGGCATCGTGGAACTGATCAACTTCGCCCATGGCGAGGTCTTCATGATGGGCGCGTTCATTGCGATCACCATCGTGACGGCCACGGGCATCACGAGCACCGACCCCGTTTTTCAGATCATTGGGGTCTTCCTGATCGCGCTGCTCGGGGCGATGATCTTCAGCGCGTCGATCAACTTTTCCATCGACCGGTTTGCGTACCGGCGTTTACGCAATGCTCCCAGACTCGCGCCACTTATCTGCGCAATCGGTATCAGCTTCATCCTGCAGCAGATTGCCATCTATTGGAAGGGTCCCGTGCCGATCTCCCCTCCGGCACTCATTCCCACCAAGTATCGAACCTACAACATTCTCACCGAAGTTTTCGGGCTGGACACCAAAGTCAGGCTCAAACCGGCCGACGTGGCAGTTTTCGTGATCACCATTCCCTTGTTGCTGCTCCTGTCCTGGTTCATTCGAACGACGCGAACCGGCAAGGCCATGCGCGCCACCGCGCAAGACCGGCAGGCATCGGCTCTGATGGGTATCGATGTCAATCGCACGATTTCCATGGCGTTCATCATTGGCGGCTTGCTGGCCGGCGCTGCCGGCATGATCGCGCTGTACTACAACAACATCGCGCGCGCCCAAATGGGTTTCCGCTACGGGCTCTTTGCCTTTACTGCCGCGGTTCTGGGCGGGATTGGCAACCTGAGCGGTGCAGTCCTGGGCGGATTCCTGATCGGCCTCATCTGGGCAATGAGCGATGGCATGGTCAAGGAGTACATTCCTGGCTGGGGCGCCCAGTGGACCAATTCGGTCATCTTCGGCATCCTGGTGATCATCATGATCTTCCGCCCAAGCGGTCTCCTGGGCGAGCACACGGCGGAGAAGGTCTGA
- a CDS encoding zf-HC2 domain-containing protein, with product MNQHPAEQDSTRRQARAFTTTNDCRLVDDAIDEYVLGIADTTRAVAIERHLLSCRRCAELVASYERIALGLALAVPAVSPPLSARAATLSRVAATPQAAPHPSGVFAGDLDIFRTPTLPDSSEVATSAPSPGQSQNAWWRVYAAPLATLPLLFALGLVGAWGFNNYMKLNDAQSAIAQLDQQVQSLDEQYNMDEQQVVRLAFSPTSQRYNMTSDPSAGNASLNGTLLADPVTGQAALQVEGLAPGTYSVLVQLSDGTMVRKATFLVGDDGTASTPIDLGEQVTDFQSVHIRPNSYTETDVAVDGEAIDVLMAIIGPNINQNSGTGLQSQ from the coding sequence GTGAACCAGCACCCTGCGGAACAAGACAGCACCCGGCGACAGGCCCGCGCCTTCACCACCACCAACGATTGCCGTTTGGTGGATGACGCGATCGATGAGTACGTGCTCGGGATCGCCGACACCACGCGCGCAGTTGCCATCGAACGTCACCTCCTCAGTTGCCGCCGATGCGCCGAGCTTGTGGCGAGCTACGAGCGGATCGCGCTTGGGCTTGCGCTCGCGGTTCCCGCCGTTTCGCCGCCGCTGAGCGCCAGGGCAGCCACTCTTTCCCGCGTAGCGGCAACACCGCAGGCAGCGCCGCACCCATCCGGTGTCTTTGCCGGCGATCTCGACATCTTCCGCACACCGACGCTGCCCGATTCGAGCGAGGTTGCCACTTCCGCTCCGTCACCCGGCCAAAGCCAGAACGCCTGGTGGAGGGTCTACGCCGCGCCGCTGGCAACCTTGCCTCTGTTGTTCGCGCTGGGACTCGTCGGCGCATGGGGCTTCAACAACTACATGAAGTTGAACGACGCGCAGAGCGCCATAGCTCAGCTGGATCAGCAAGTCCAGAGCCTGGACGAGCAGTACAACATGGACGAGCAGCAAGTCGTTCGGCTTGCCTTCTCGCCCACTTCTCAGCGATACAACATGACCTCCGATCCCTCGGCAGGCAACGCGTCCTTGAACGGCACGCTCCTTGCCGATCCAGTCACTGGTCAGGCAGCGCTCCAGGTGGAAGGTCTCGCGCCGGGCACATACTCGGTGCTGGTGCAATTGAGCGACGGGACCATGGTGCGCAAGGCGACCTTCCTGGTCGGTGACGACGGAACCGCGTCCACCCCCATCGATCTCGGAGAGCAAGTCACTGATTTCCAGTCGGTGCATATTCGCCCCAACAGCTACACGGAAACCGATGTGGCAGTCGATGGCGAGGCAATCGATGTGCTGATGGCCATCATTGGCCCGAACATCAATCAGAATTCCGGCACCGGTCTACAGAGTCAGTAG
- a CDS encoding folylpolyglutamate synthase/dihydrofolate synthase family protein → MPHPSYASALAFIEARSNYARGSISSPSSSTGGPQMGLIRTRALLDALGAPDRAYPIVHIAGSKGKGSTSAFLATIGKAAGYRTGLSTSPHLHSFRERMAIDGMSIDQAEFAHIANQVRNATETIELERPEFGATTAFEILTAMALLYFAEMDCELAVVEVGLGGAFDATNVVTSAVSVITRLDLEHTQVLGDTLAEIAANKAGIIEPGRPVIAAWQAAEALDVIEQTARASGSLLLAAGRDFSWQGNWQSFAWADAAHRIDNLRSGLIGNHQMENASLAIAAWRELAHLGFHASDDAIRAGIAQASLPGRFEQVATNERTWILDGAHTPVSAAALADAIIDAFGQPIGAIVGLLRDKHPAEFFDALAPAISHLIVTQPKNPRAVPADDLILTAPTVDSQTVASKDLETSLVTARERFPDGLPVVITGSFTLVAEARERFGLALPDR, encoded by the coding sequence TTGCCGCATCCCAGCTACGCCTCGGCGCTCGCCTTCATAGAGGCGCGCAGCAACTACGCGCGCGGATCGATCAGCAGTCCGTCGAGTTCGACGGGCGGCCCGCAGATGGGACTCATCCGCACCCGGGCGCTGCTCGATGCCCTCGGCGCTCCCGACCGCGCCTACCCCATCGTGCACATTGCCGGAAGCAAGGGCAAAGGCTCGACCAGTGCGTTTCTGGCCACGATCGGGAAGGCCGCGGGATACCGCACAGGACTCTCGACCTCGCCTCATTTGCATTCGTTCCGGGAGCGGATGGCGATCGATGGCATGTCGATCGACCAGGCCGAGTTCGCGCACATCGCGAACCAGGTGCGAAACGCCACGGAGACCATCGAACTAGAGCGGCCGGAGTTTGGGGCGACAACCGCCTTCGAGATCTTGACGGCGATGGCGCTCCTCTACTTTGCAGAAATGGACTGCGAGCTTGCGGTGGTCGAAGTTGGCCTCGGAGGCGCTTTCGACGCAACCAACGTTGTGACATCCGCGGTCTCGGTGATTACCCGGCTCGACCTGGAACACACCCAGGTGCTCGGCGACACCTTGGCCGAGATTGCCGCCAACAAGGCCGGCATCATCGAGCCGGGCAGACCGGTGATTGCTGCCTGGCAAGCAGCCGAAGCCCTCGACGTAATCGAGCAAACTGCCAGGGCGTCAGGCTCGCTGCTCCTGGCCGCCGGGCGCGACTTTTCGTGGCAGGGAAACTGGCAATCGTTTGCATGGGCGGATGCTGCCCATCGCATCGACAATCTGCGCAGCGGTCTCATCGGAAATCATCAGATGGAGAATGCATCGCTCGCCATAGCCGCCTGGCGCGAACTGGCGCATCTTGGCTTCCACGCTTCAGACGATGCGATTCGCGCCGGCATCGCGCAGGCGTCGCTTCCTGGGCGGTTCGAGCAGGTTGCAACCAATGAACGCACATGGATTCTCGATGGAGCGCACACGCCAGTCTCTGCGGCAGCGCTGGCCGATGCAATCATTGATGCGTTTGGGCAACCGATCGGCGCTATCGTCGGACTCCTGCGCGACAAGCACCCTGCCGAGTTCTTTGATGCGCTCGCTCCCGCAATTTCCCATCTGATCGTGACCCAGCCGAAGAACCCGCGTGCAGTTCCAGCGGATGACCTGATTCTCACCGCTCCCACAGTCGATTCCCAGACAGTTGCCAGCAAAGATCTCGAGACTTCTCTGGTAACGGCACGAGAGCGATTTCCCGACGGCCTTCCCGTTGTCATTACCGGATCCTTCACACTCGTCGCCGAAGCCCGAGAACGCTTCGGGCTGGCCCTGCCTGATCGATGA
- the nadB gene encoding L-aspartate oxidase has translation MPHRSTSKIDIRTYDVVVIGAGVAGLAFSLALPVGWTVALLTKGVLGESNTRYAQGGISAAIGPDDSTRLHEEDTLVAGAGLCDPAAVRTLVDGAPEAVDRLLAIGAKFDRSPQSGEILLGREAAHSRHRVLHAGGDATGAEVERALVAAARSHPDIDVFDHAYALDLIVQDGRATGIVAELASGDRAVLAAPWVVVAAGGAGQLWAVTSNPKGATADGLAMALRAGVAVADLEFVQFHPTVLALAGTEPFLVTEAVRGEGAYLRDDAGERFMLDIHPLAELAPRDVVARGIQSAMASGNTDHVWLDLRHLSDELVYERFPTIAAELKARGLDLANDLIPVAPAAHYFIGGLAASTDGRTSLPGLLALGEAACTGVHGANRLASNSLLEGLVFGTEAAAMVTAQGRPASIDAATLDLSGIAAESTEGDMTAIAEAVDAIQRTMSLHVSVVRSADGLRAAAEDVAAQLQVLETAGGTDRIAVEARNIAEAASKVIAAALFREESRGAHYRYDFPSTDPALAGQHSLLLPDANGIWRFGALSDAFDRSSRPLEPVAR, from the coding sequence TTGCCACACCGCTCGACGTCGAAAATCGACATTCGTACCTATGATGTGGTCGTCATCGGCGCTGGTGTCGCCGGTCTCGCCTTTTCGTTGGCGCTCCCGGTCGGGTGGACGGTCGCGCTCCTCACCAAAGGCGTCCTTGGCGAGAGCAACACGCGATACGCGCAAGGAGGCATCTCCGCCGCCATCGGTCCGGACGATTCGACTCGCTTGCACGAAGAGGACACCCTTGTCGCCGGTGCGGGCTTGTGCGACCCGGCAGCCGTTCGCACTCTGGTCGATGGCGCGCCCGAGGCGGTCGACCGCCTCCTGGCGATCGGCGCGAAGTTCGACCGCAGTCCGCAATCCGGTGAGATTCTGCTCGGCCGCGAAGCGGCGCACAGCCGCCACCGCGTGCTTCATGCCGGTGGCGACGCAACCGGGGCTGAAGTTGAGCGGGCGCTCGTCGCGGCCGCCCGGTCGCATCCGGATATCGACGTGTTCGATCACGCGTATGCGCTCGATCTCATCGTCCAGGATGGGAGGGCCACCGGGATCGTGGCCGAGCTCGCAAGCGGCGACCGCGCCGTACTGGCGGCTCCGTGGGTGGTGGTTGCTGCAGGCGGCGCCGGGCAACTCTGGGCGGTGACCTCGAATCCCAAGGGCGCAACGGCCGATGGCCTCGCCATGGCATTACGCGCCGGGGTGGCCGTGGCCGATCTCGAATTTGTGCAGTTCCACCCAACCGTGCTCGCGTTGGCCGGCACCGAGCCGTTCCTGGTTACCGAGGCGGTGCGCGGTGAGGGCGCATATCTCCGCGACGACGCCGGCGAACGCTTCATGCTCGACATTCATCCGCTGGCCGAACTGGCTCCCCGCGACGTGGTGGCGCGCGGTATTCAGAGCGCGATGGCGAGCGGCAATACCGACCATGTCTGGCTCGACTTGCGTCACCTCTCTGATGAGCTGGTCTACGAGCGCTTCCCCACCATCGCGGCGGAACTGAAGGCGCGAGGTCTCGATTTGGCCAACGACCTGATTCCAGTCGCGCCCGCAGCGCACTACTTCATCGGCGGCCTCGCCGCGTCGACTGACGGCCGAACAAGCCTGCCGGGACTGCTCGCGCTTGGGGAGGCTGCGTGCACCGGTGTCCACGGTGCGAACCGGCTGGCCAGCAACTCTCTCCTGGAAGGCCTGGTCTTTGGTACCGAAGCGGCGGCCATGGTGACCGCGCAAGGTCGCCCCGCATCGATCGATGCTGCGACGCTCGATCTTTCCGGTATTGCCGCCGAATCGACAGAGGGGGACATGACTGCGATCGCGGAGGCCGTCGACGCGATCCAGCGCACCATGAGCCTGCATGTCTCTGTCGTGCGATCGGCAGACGGATTGCGCGCCGCAGCCGAGGATGTGGCAGCCCAGCTGCAAGTGCTGGAGACGGCGGGCGGCACCGACCGGATCGCGGTCGAAGCACGCAACATTGCCGAGGCCGCCAGCAAGGTCATAGCCGCCGCGCTTTTCCGGGAAGAGAGCCGCGGAGCGCACTACCGCTACGACTTTCCGTCCACCGATCCAGCGCTCGCGGGTCAACATTCGTTGCTCTTGCCAGATGCCAACGGGATCTGGCGATTTGGCGCGCTCTCGGATGCGTTCGACCGGTCGTCACGTCCACTCGAACCGGTCGCGCGCTGA
- the ade gene encoding adenine deaminase — MSGDFDSHGWRMRVAAARGTGRSGLTLAGGMVLNVFTGQLEEKSVSIADGRITAVGGAGGTAEIVDCRGKIIAPAFVDPHIHTESSLLWMPEFARAVIPHGTCAIVTDPHEIANVAGLPGLDAMRAAAVGLPIHIRFTAPSCVPASAYESPGAKFGAEQISEMLAWPETVGLGELMNVAGAVSGDRIIGEKLHAASGRRKDGHAPGVGSLRLQAYLQSGVTSDHESTELAEARAKLELGLFIMIRQGTTERNLEALLPLVDDWTWPRCAFCSDDRDCFTLQHDGHVDAIVRDAIAGGMDPFRAYRLATFNPADYWRLDGIGAVAPGYEANLNILTDFEKVEIESVLFQGQTVASRGEMVVDLPENRPPDFLLNTMHVAPLSTASFRLEPAHAKKAIVVYDGQIVTGVQNVDPVVVDGQAVTDVESDFLKVACIERHNATGRVGVGYVRGFGLQRGAIASSIAHDAHNIVVVGVSDEDMLAAVEHVISMKGGLATVAGGTVIADLPLPIGGIISDQTLAAVSERLEHVEQSANDLGCRLTSPFGLLAFMALSVIPKGRVTDKGFVPVA, encoded by the coding sequence ATGAGTGGTGACTTCGATAGTCACGGTTGGCGCATGCGGGTGGCCGCGGCGCGCGGCACCGGCCGATCTGGCCTCACGCTGGCTGGCGGCATGGTGCTCAATGTGTTCACCGGCCAGCTGGAAGAGAAATCGGTCTCGATTGCTGACGGCCGCATTACTGCGGTCGGTGGCGCTGGAGGCACGGCGGAAATCGTCGACTGCCGAGGCAAGATCATCGCTCCGGCCTTTGTCGATCCCCACATTCACACCGAAAGCTCGCTGCTGTGGATGCCCGAGTTCGCGCGCGCCGTGATCCCCCACGGCACCTGCGCCATCGTTACCGATCCACACGAGATCGCCAACGTCGCCGGCCTGCCCGGTCTCGACGCCATGCGAGCTGCCGCCGTTGGCTTGCCGATTCACATTCGTTTCACAGCGCCGTCCTGTGTGCCAGCAAGCGCCTACGAGAGCCCTGGCGCGAAATTCGGAGCCGAGCAAATTTCCGAAATGCTGGCGTGGCCGGAGACCGTCGGTCTGGGCGAGCTGATGAATGTGGCCGGGGCGGTCTCTGGCGACCGCATCATCGGTGAGAAGTTGCACGCTGCATCAGGACGCCGCAAGGACGGACACGCACCGGGTGTCGGGTCGCTGCGATTGCAAGCTTATTTGCAGTCCGGGGTGACATCTGACCACGAATCGACCGAGCTCGCGGAAGCGCGCGCGAAGCTGGAGCTCGGGCTCTTCATCATGATCCGCCAGGGCACGACCGAACGAAACCTCGAGGCGCTTCTGCCGTTGGTCGATGACTGGACCTGGCCGCGTTGCGCATTCTGCTCCGACGACCGGGATTGCTTCACGCTGCAGCACGACGGTCATGTCGATGCCATCGTGCGCGACGCTATCGCTGGCGGCATGGACCCGTTCCGCGCTTATCGGTTGGCCACGTTCAATCCGGCCGACTATTGGCGGCTCGACGGCATCGGCGCGGTCGCCCCAGGATATGAAGCCAATCTCAACATCCTCACCGACTTCGAAAAGGTCGAAATCGAGTCAGTGCTCTTCCAGGGCCAAACCGTCGCGTCTCGGGGCGAAATGGTGGTCGACCTGCCCGAGAATCGGCCGCCGGACTTCCTTCTGAACACGATGCATGTCGCTCCACTCAGCACTGCATCCTTCCGGCTCGAACCGGCACACGCCAAGAAAGCAATCGTTGTCTACGATGGCCAGATCGTCACAGGTGTGCAGAACGTCGACCCGGTCGTGGTCGACGGTCAGGCCGTCACCGATGTCGAGAGCGATTTCCTGAAGGTGGCCTGCATCGAGCGGCACAATGCCACCGGGCGTGTGGGGGTCGGCTATGTGCGCGGATTCGGTCTGCAACGAGGCGCGATCGCGAGCTCGATTGCGCATGATGCGCACAACATCGTAGTCGTCGGCGTTTCGGACGAAGACATGCTGGCCGCAGTGGAGCACGTCATTTCCATGAAGGGGGGACTTGCCACCGTGGCGGGCGGGACCGTGATTGCCGATCTGCCCCTTCCGATCGGAGGCATCATCTCCGACCAGACACTGGCAGCGGTTTCGGAGCGTCTGGAGCACGTCGAGCAGTCCGCCAACGATCTCGGCTGCCGGTTGACGTCCCCGTTCGGCCTGCTTGCGTTCATGGCGCTGTCGGTGATCCCGAAGGGTCGCGTAACTGACAAGGGATTCGTGCCCGTTGCCTGA